The Leucobacter viscericola genome includes a window with the following:
- a CDS encoding NAD(P)-dependent oxidoreductase, with translation MTESVTPESVTTNVSIIGGSGYAGSHIAEAAAVRGLNVRSFSRKEAAQQIAGVKYETGSIAEPADRARILDGADAVVIAIAPRGDMAGKVRPLIAEFAAEAAAAGVRLGVIGGAGSLLVSEGGPRLVDTPEFGDEFKPEAQEMGAVLEDLRAMPEGLDWFFVSPAGDFGPWVAGEYTGEYRVGGDVLLKDANGKSAIGGADFGLAITDELETPRHHRARFTVAY, from the coding sequence ATGACTGAATCTGTGACGCCTGAATCTGTGACAACCAACGTGAGCATTATCGGCGGAAGTGGCTACGCGGGGTCACACATCGCGGAGGCCGCAGCCGTTCGCGGCCTCAACGTTCGCAGCTTTAGCCGCAAGGAAGCCGCACAGCAGATTGCCGGAGTGAAGTACGAGACGGGATCCATCGCCGAGCCCGCTGACCGTGCCCGGATCCTCGACGGCGCCGATGCTGTTGTCATTGCGATTGCCCCTCGTGGCGATATGGCGGGCAAGGTTCGGCCGCTCATCGCAGAGTTCGCCGCTGAAGCCGCTGCTGCCGGTGTGCGCCTCGGTGTTATCGGCGGTGCGGGATCTCTGCTCGTGTCCGAGGGAGGCCCGCGTCTGGTCGACACCCCCGAGTTTGGCGACGAGTTTAAGCCCGAGGCGCAAGAGATGGGTGCGGTGCTTGAAGACCTGCGCGCGATGCCCGAGGGCCTCGACTGGTTCTTCGTCAGCCCGGCTGGTGACTTTGGCCCGTGGGTAGCTGGCGAGTACACCGGTGAGTACCGCGTTGGCGGCGACGTGCTGCTGAAGGACGCGAACGGCAAGTCCGCGATTGGCGGCGCAGACTTCGGACTGGCCATCACCGATGAGCTCGAGACCCCGCGTCACCACCGCGCCCGCTTTACGGTTGCCTACTAG